The proteins below are encoded in one region of Paenibacillus sp. YYML68:
- a CDS encoding DNA alkylation repair protein gives MQLNEVMQELEALGSEQTKRTYVRHGAPEPLFGVKVGDMKKLTKHVKKNQQLALDLYRTGNSDAKYLAGLSVNPRSMTKEQLIAWAQEANWYMLSEYTVAQVTAESPYALELAREWIDAEDELLESCGWSTYANYVSITADEELPLDELRGLLKRVEETIHAQKNRVRYTMNGFVIAVGCYVQPLHEEAVHTAGQLGKVNVNMGDTACKVPEAPGYIQKVAERGSIGQKRKTCIC, from the coding sequence ATGCAGCTGAATGAGGTCATGCAGGAGCTGGAGGCGCTCGGGAGCGAGCAGACGAAGCGTACGTATGTGCGTCACGGAGCGCCAGAGCCATTGTTCGGAGTCAAGGTCGGGGATATGAAGAAGCTGACGAAGCATGTGAAGAAGAACCAGCAGCTCGCGCTCGATCTATACAGGACGGGTAACTCGGATGCGAAATATTTGGCTGGACTGTCTGTTAACCCGAGGAGCATGACGAAGGAGCAGCTGATCGCATGGGCACAAGAGGCGAACTGGTATATGCTCAGTGAGTACACGGTCGCTCAAGTGACAGCGGAGAGTCCCTATGCACTGGAGCTTGCTCGGGAGTGGATCGACGCGGAAGATGAGCTGCTCGAGTCGTGCGGCTGGAGCACGTATGCGAATTACGTCTCGATCACGGCGGACGAGGAATTGCCGCTGGACGAGCTTAGAGGCTTGCTGAAGCGGGTCGAGGAGACGATCCATGCACAGAAGAACCGGGTTCGCTACACGATGAATGGCTTCGTCATCGCAGTCGGCTGCTACGTGCAGCCGCTGCATGAGGAGGCGGTGCATACAGCCGGGCAGCTTGGGAAGGTCAATGTGAACATGGGAGATACGGCGTGTAAGGTGCCCGAGGCTCCTGGGTACATTCAGAAGGTTGCCGAGCGGGGATCGATCGGTCAGAAGCGGAAGACCTGCATATGCTAG
- a CDS encoding HNH endonuclease, translated as MRPIERGSTPNDANGLPIQFTKYQEARGHLIERIGAYCSYCERALGGDTAVEHIQPKSLVPGLTLSWDNFLLACVNCNSIKTNKQITLSNYFWPDNDNTAMAFEYSVGAIISPSQTLNAHQRQVAINTIKLTGLDRVPSLDPLINPEATDRRWRERRTAYDKAERAKTRLRDSDTIQMREQIVETATSTGFFSIWMNVFKDDVNMMTRFISAFVGTSISCYDTNCTLIPRPNGVI; from the coding sequence ATGAGACCAATAGAAAGAGGTTCAACTCCTAATGATGCAAATGGTCTCCCCATACAGTTTACAAAGTACCAAGAAGCAAGAGGTCATTTGATTGAAAGAATAGGAGCTTATTGTTCTTATTGTGAAAGGGCTCTTGGTGGGGATACAGCTGTCGAACATATACAGCCAAAATCTTTAGTACCAGGCTTAACACTTTCATGGGACAATTTCCTTCTTGCTTGTGTCAATTGTAATTCAATAAAAACAAATAAGCAGATTACTTTAAGCAACTATTTCTGGCCTGATAATGATAATACTGCAATGGCATTTGAATATTCAGTAGGAGCGATTATTTCACCGTCCCAAACACTTAATGCTCATCAAAGGCAGGTAGCCATAAATACTATAAAGTTGACTGGTCTTGATCGAGTTCCAAGTTTGGACCCATTAATTAATCCAGAGGCTACAGACCGTAGATGGAGAGAACGTAGAACTGCTTATGATAAGGCAGAACGTGCAAAGACAAGATTGAGGGATTCAGATACAATTCAAATGAGAGAGCAGATTGTGGAAACTGCAACATCTACTGGTTTCTTTTCAATTTGGATGAATGTGTTTAAAGATGATGTTAATATGATGACAAGATTTATCAGTGCATTTGTCGGAACTAGTATTAGTTGCTATGATACAAACTGTACGCTTATACCAAGACCAAATGGAGTTATATGA
- a CDS encoding TVP38/TMEM64 family protein, with protein MIKKIGMIVVYVVASYFIFKHGDVLLGWLQQSDRLLLVALFATLLALFPIIPYPVVGSVIGAAFGPMLGGLLTWVGSAAASVLMFLFVRYGYQDWGRRLLQRYHRLDRVTAWFERNAFLAIVFSRLLPFIPSIIINVYAALSRVSWLTYTIASSLGKIPAMLLFAFVGDSVVTEPRQLLVVIAVYGVFLAVLLLGYRLWTRSRT; from the coding sequence ATGATTAAAAAAATAGGCATGATCGTTGTATACGTTGTTGCATCTTACTTCATCTTCAAGCACGGCGACGTGCTGCTTGGCTGGCTGCAGCAATCGGACCGTCTGCTCCTCGTAGCGCTGTTCGCGACGCTGCTGGCGCTGTTCCCGATTATTCCGTATCCGGTCGTCGGGAGCGTCATCGGGGCGGCCTTCGGCCCCATGCTGGGCGGGCTGCTGACGTGGGTCGGCTCAGCCGCGGCGTCTGTACTGATGTTCCTGTTCGTACGCTACGGCTATCAGGACTGGGGGCGCAGACTGCTGCAACGGTATCATCGTCTTGATCGCGTGACCGCTTGGTTCGAGCGTAATGCGTTCCTTGCGATCGTCTTCAGCCGACTGCTTCCGTTCATTCCTTCGATTATTATTAATGTATACGCCGCCTTGAGCCGAGTGTCCTGGCTGACCTACACCATAGCCTCCTCCTTGGGCAAAATACCCGCGATGCTGCTGTTCGCCTTCGTCGGCGACTCGGTCGTGACGGAGCCGCGGCAGCTGCTCGTTGTCATCGCCGTGTATGGTGTGTTCCTCGCTGTGCTGCTGCTTGGGTATAGGCTGTGGACCAGGAGCCGCACATAG
- the cysK gene encoding cysteine synthase A — protein sequence MGIYTNISQLIGNTPAVRLQRIVPQGAADVYVKLERFNPSGSVKDRAAYSLITTAEQQGLLLPGGTIIEPTSGNTGIGLAMIAAAKGYKAILVMPDNMSKERINLLKAYGAQVVLTPSSERMPGAIRKALELQQQHPCSFIPQQFENKANPDIHRSTTALEIMEQMDGRLDAFVATAGTGGTITGTGETLRAQLPELHIAVVEPKGSPVLSGGSPGPHKLVGTSPGFIPAILNTGVYDEIIQIADEDAIETMLQLARLEGLLLGPSSGASVFAAMTVAKRLGTGKRVLCIAPDTGERYLSMNLFGE from the coding sequence ATGGGTATCTACACGAATATCTCACAGCTGATCGGCAATACCCCGGCGGTACGGCTGCAGCGCATCGTGCCACAAGGGGCCGCGGACGTCTATGTGAAGCTGGAGCGGTTCAATCCTTCCGGCAGCGTGAAGGACCGGGCCGCGTATAGCCTCATTACGACAGCTGAGCAGCAAGGGCTGCTGCTGCCTGGCGGCACGATCATCGAGCCGACGAGCGGCAACACGGGCATCGGCCTTGCGATGATCGCCGCAGCGAAGGGTTATAAGGCGATACTGGTCATGCCAGACAACATGTCCAAGGAACGGATCAATCTGTTGAAGGCGTACGGCGCACAGGTCGTCCTGACACCGAGCAGCGAGCGCATGCCGGGCGCCATTCGTAAGGCGCTGGAGCTGCAGCAGCAGCACCCCTGCAGCTTCATCCCACAGCAGTTCGAGAACAAGGCGAATCCCGACATTCACCGGAGCACGACCGCGCTGGAAATTATGGAGCAGATGGACGGCCGACTCGATGCGTTCGTGGCGACGGCGGGCACTGGCGGCACCATAACGGGCACCGGTGAGACGCTGCGGGCACAGCTGCCCGAGCTGCACATCGCCGTCGTCGAGCCGAAGGGCTCACCAGTGCTGTCCGGCGGCAGCCCCGGTCCGCACAAGCTCGTCGGGACGAGCCCTGGCTTCATCCCAGCCATCTTGAACACGGGCGTATACGACGAGATTATTCAGATTGCCGATGAGGACGCGATCGAGACGATGCTGCAGCTCGCCCGCTTAGAGGGGCTGCTGCTCGGACCATCGTCAGGCGCATCCGTGTTCGCCGCGATGACCGTGGCGAAGCGGCTCGGCACGGGCAAACGCGTGCTGTGTATCGCGCCAGATACGGGGGAGCGGTATTTGAGTATGAATTTGTTTGGGGAGTGA